A window of the candidate division WOR-3 bacterium genome harbors these coding sequences:
- a CDS encoding diacylglycerol kinase: MAQTEIGKSFFDALRGMKIAFKTQKHLHLHIFIFMLALYSIAFGGANLRNSLALLAVATMVVTAELINSSIEILCDFISPEHNAFIKNAKDLSAGAVLSATFSSIIFAYLILADAVMISIARFSGFITKIPPLYLLLFLLLFCAFTLILSKRFYGKFSIPFEGTTFALSLLITFLSLKSLSVTFVFFMLIGGIILIEALLRNKNCENVYISGLMAIIAAVFIHRISANIEIQFSNDLVASFLIGASPTNGSCYIASLKPSLSSSVIAIFGEIASLVFFTIWGPRFKNSFAKNKTNHSFPPPSKFFYLGLFVASALPMPFSSSVVSSSYSTAFSCDKKLSVPISTVGILLKYFLVIISLPPYARIGV, encoded by the coding sequence GCATGAAAATCGCTTTCAAAACACAAAAACATCTTCACCTGCACATATTCATCTTTATGCTCGCTCTCTACTCTATCGCTTTTGGGGGCGCCAACCTCAGAAATTCATTGGCTTTGCTCGCCGTCGCAACAATGGTCGTCACAGCTGAACTCATCAACTCATCCATAGAAATTCTGTGCGACTTTATTTCACCGGAGCACAATGCATTCATAAAAAACGCCAAAGATCTCTCAGCGGGAGCGGTTTTGTCAGCGACCTTTTCGTCTATAATATTCGCCTACCTGATTTTAGCCGACGCCGTGATGATTTCAATTGCCAGATTTTCCGGTTTCATCACCAAAATTCCTCCGCTCTACCTTTTACTTTTTTTACTGTTGTTCTGCGCTTTTACCTTGATACTTTCCAAAAGATTTTACGGAAAATTTTCAATTCCTTTTGAAGGGACTACTTTCGCCTTATCTCTTTTGATAACTTTTCTGTCTCTAAAAAGCTTATCTGTGACATTCGTTTTCTTCATGCTTATCGGCGGTATTATTCTCATTGAAGCTCTTCTGAGAAACAAAAACTGCGAAAATGTCTACATATCCGGATTGATGGCGATAATAGCAGCGGTTTTCATTCATAGAATATCAGCGAACATCGAAATACAGTTTTCAAACGATCTGGTCGCTTCGTTTTTAATTGGTGCATCTCCAACAAACGGATCTTGCTACATAGCTTCTTTAAAACCATCCCTTTCCTCTTCTGTAATCGCAATTTTCGGTGAAATAGCATCTCTTGTTTTTTTTACGATTTGGGGACCAAGGTTCAAAAATTCATTCGCCAAAAACAAAACAAACCACAGTTTCCCTCCTCCCTCCAAGTTTTTTTATCTGGGACTTTTCGTCGCTTCAGCCCTTCCTATGCCTTTTTCCTCCTCTGTCGTCTCTTCCTCTTACTCCACAGCTTTTTCCTGCGACAAGAAGCTTTCCGTTCCAATCTCAACTGTCGGGATATTGCTGAAATACTTTCTTGTCATAATATCTTTACCCCCATACGCTCGGATTGGAGTTTAG
- a CDS encoding GDP-mannose 4,6-dehydratase, with protein MKYLVTGGAGFIGSHLVEKLLSSGDKVICLDNFSTGERGNLKDFGGSSFKLIEKDVTQPLSIAEKIDVVYHLASPASPPDYFKLPVETLMAGSLGTYNALNLALENKAVFFLSSTSEIYGDPSISPQNEDLCGYVNPIWPRSVYEVSKRFAESITMTYNRKYGLKTRIVRIFNTYGPNMRIEDGRSIPNFIKLALQGKDLKIYGDGNQTRSFCYIDDVVEAFVKLPRIEYSQPVNIGNPEEISIFDLAKTVVKLTGSKSTITFHRPLDNDPKIRKPDISRAKKILEWEPTVGLKQGLEKTVESFKRKIGPL; from the coding sequence ATGAAATATCTGGTAACCGGCGGAGCCGGATTTATAGGTTCTCACCTGGTTGAAAAATTACTCTCGTCAGGTGATAAAGTCATTTGCCTTGATAATTTCTCTACGGGTGAACGTGGAAATTTAAAAGATTTCGGCGGGTCTTCATTCAAATTAATCGAAAAAGACGTCACCCAACCCCTATCAATTGCTGAAAAAATCGACGTAGTCTACCATCTCGCTTCACCCGCCAGCCCACCAGATTATTTCAAACTTCCCGTCGAAACCCTCATGGCAGGTTCACTTGGCACATACAACGCCCTGAATCTTGCGCTTGAAAACAAAGCCGTCTTTTTTCTTTCTTCTACTTCCGAGATATACGGAGACCCGTCCATTTCTCCCCAAAATGAAGATCTTTGCGGATACGTCAACCCTATCTGGCCCAGAAGTGTCTACGAGGTTTCAAAACGCTTCGCCGAGTCAATCACCATGACATACAACAGAAAATACGGACTTAAAACGAGAATTGTCAGGATTTTCAACACTTATGGCCCGAATATGCGGATCGAAGACGGAAGGTCCATTCCAAACTTCATAAAATTGGCTCTTCAGGGTAAAGACTTGAAAATTTACGGAGACGGCAACCAAACCAGAAGCTTTTGTTACATTGATGATGTAGTAGAAGCCTTTGTCAAACTTCCGCGAATAGAGTATTCACAACCAGTAAACATTGGAAATCCCGAAGAAATATCAATATTCGACCTTGCCAAAACCGTTGTCAAATTGACTGGCTCAAAATCCACGATCACTTTTCACAGACCTTTAGACAACGACCCAAAAATTCGAAAACCAGACATATCGAGAGCTAAAAAAATACTCGAATGGGAACCAACGGTTGGTCTAAAACAGGGATTGGAAAAAACCGTTGAATCATTCAAAAGAAAAATCGGACCATTATGA
- a CDS encoding NTP transferase domain-containing protein — protein MIGIILAGGLGTRLLPLTKVTNKHLLPVFKKPMIFYPIEKLVEAGIEEAVIVVGDRSAGDFIRLLGNGRDFGLKNILYTYQEGEKGIAHALGLCENSVNDDKILVILGDNLFSEKLTEQIGIFQNQIMGARILLKQVPDPQRFGVPEIKEGKIVQIVEKPLVPPSGFAVTGIYMYHRDVFEVIKGLKPSNRGEIEITDVNNFYAEKKTLSFGFLQKWWTDAGTFDSYARAWDYVRNENR, from the coding sequence ATGATAGGAATTATTCTAGCTGGAGGTCTGGGCACCAGACTTTTACCCCTGACAAAAGTGACCAACAAACACTTGCTCCCCGTCTTCAAAAAACCAATGATTTTTTATCCCATAGAAAAGCTTGTCGAAGCCGGAATAGAAGAGGCGGTAATAGTCGTAGGAGACAGATCCGCAGGAGATTTCATAAGACTGCTCGGCAACGGCCGGGATTTCGGCCTAAAAAACATTTTGTACACTTATCAAGAAGGAGAGAAAGGAATAGCTCACGCTCTTGGACTCTGTGAAAATTCAGTAAATGACGATAAAATCCTCGTAATACTCGGCGACAATCTATTTTCAGAAAAACTCACCGAACAAATCGGAATATTTCAGAATCAGATCATGGGCGCCCGTATCCTTTTAAAACAGGTCCCGGACCCTCAGAGGTTCGGAGTTCCTGAAATAAAAGAAGGCAAAATTGTGCAAATCGTTGAAAAACCCTTGGTTCCTCCCTCTGGGTTTGCGGTTACAGGGATATACATGTATCACCGGGATGTCTTTGAAGTCATAAAAGGCCTAAAACCTTCCAACAGGGGGGAAATTGAAATCACTGACGTCAACAACTTCTACGCCGAAAAAAAAACTCTGTCTTTCGGATTTCTCCAAAAATGGTGGACCGATGCAGGCACGTTTGATTCTTACGCCAGAGCTTGGGACTACGTCCGAAACGAAAACCGGTGA
- the rfbD gene encoding dTDP-4-dehydrorhamnose reductase — MNSIKILLTGGEGNLSGKLRTDLSEFEVFSPGKGELDVTNPVNVDSFFKKTAPDVVVHTAAITDVDYCQSHPLEAEKVNVSGTENICLHSKNIRLIYLSTDYIFDGKKKRPYREDDGPNPLSVYGKTKLDAENAVLSLTSDHMVVRTSWLLSRTSGFLMKIANLLLTGKKIPVVDDTVGSPTVVDFLSLTISQTIGSSYRGILNVANSKPATWFEVAKEYLELTGRDIDIIVRSSSENFKNKSPRPKYSVLDCSLLTSLTGIEPPSWRDSLKKHLEIN, encoded by the coding sequence GTGAACTCTATAAAAATCCTTTTAACGGGTGGAGAGGGCAACCTTTCCGGAAAACTGAGAACAGATCTGTCCGAATTTGAAGTGTTTTCACCTGGAAAAGGTGAATTGGATGTCACCAATCCTGTCAACGTCGATTCATTCTTTAAAAAAACCGCACCGGATGTCGTCGTCCACACTGCAGCGATAACCGATGTAGACTATTGCCAGTCTCACCCCCTGGAAGCGGAGAAAGTCAACGTATCTGGAACTGAAAACATTTGTCTTCACTCCAAAAATATTCGCCTGATTTACCTGAGCACTGATTATATTTTTGACGGCAAAAAAAAAAGACCTTACCGCGAAGACGACGGACCAAACCCTCTTTCGGTCTATGGAAAGACCAAACTCGATGCTGAAAATGCCGTATTGTCACTTACATCCGATCACATGGTGGTGAGGACATCATGGCTCCTCTCAAGAACCTCCGGTTTTTTGATGAAAATTGCCAACCTTCTACTAACAGGGAAAAAGATCCCTGTTGTAGACGACACGGTAGGTTCTCCAACAGTAGTCGATTTTTTGTCTTTAACCATTTCTCAGACAATCGGTTCATCGTACAGGGGAATTCTGAATGTAGCAAACTCAAAGCCGGCCACCTGGTTTGAAGTCGCTAAAGAATACCTTGAATTGACAGGAAGGGATATAGATATCATTGTTCGGTCGTCTTCTGAAAATTTCAAAAACAAATCTCCGAGACCTAAATACTCTGTTTTGGACTGCTCTCTTTTGACTTCATTGACGGGAATAGAGCCGCCTTCATGGAGAGATTCCTTGAAAAAACATTTGGAAATAAATTGA
- a CDS encoding response regulator: MSENYSILIVDDEKSITELLKEILVSTGYKVDTTNDSLEALELINKNAYDVLLTDLKMPKMSGIELIENALNYHPDIVPIIMTGYGTIESAVEAMKKGAAGYVPKPFRAKNIISLIQKELEAKNLRKENAYLKKIIAINDLFDSLSCEGIEKAFNGILDTFKLILPLKKLVFFMKTSPDENKVTLVESFGFAEKDADELEKTAVEAISRDEAYFEKITDRGKLLVLALKSKFIVNGVIIAFLPKDMVILAEDLRILRLMANRVSVSIENTWLIKGIALSLKGDMKERLAPTEYTRSSLVAEIASIISHEISNPLSAMQIATDYMDNVDTVSQKDKLESALSCIKEGIEKISDIISNLRSLSSTNNAQYCLVDVNALILEAIAMIDKSACKKRIRFETHFEEENPNVSADRDQLRQAFLNIIVNSVEAVGDEGGVIKIISKSDEDEKCVYIFFEDNGRGIAHDNLERIFDPFYSFKDTNEKRAGLGLTLAKKIVGRHQGSIKAESELGKGTTVTVKIYKDI; the protein is encoded by the coding sequence ATGTCTGAAAATTATTCAATATTAATTGTCGACGACGAGAAATCGATAACGGAACTTTTAAAGGAAATTCTGGTTTCCACCGGTTATAAAGTCGATACCACTAACGATTCTCTTGAAGCCCTTGAATTGATAAACAAGAACGCCTACGATGTCCTCCTCACAGATTTGAAAATGCCCAAAATGAGCGGAATTGAACTCATCGAAAACGCTTTGAATTATCATCCTGACATAGTTCCCATTATCATGACAGGTTACGGTACCATAGAATCAGCTGTTGAGGCGATGAAGAAGGGAGCCGCCGGATACGTTCCTAAACCGTTCAGGGCTAAGAATATTATTTCATTGATTCAAAAGGAACTTGAAGCGAAGAATCTTAGGAAAGAGAACGCTTATCTTAAAAAGATTATCGCGATAAACGACCTTTTTGATTCGCTCTCTTGCGAGGGGATTGAAAAGGCGTTCAACGGTATTTTAGACACTTTTAAACTGATTTTACCTTTGAAAAAGCTTGTTTTTTTCATGAAGACTTCACCGGATGAAAACAAGGTGACGTTAGTCGAGAGCTTCGGTTTTGCCGAGAAAGACGCCGACGAGCTCGAAAAAACAGCTGTTGAAGCGATATCAAGAGATGAAGCGTATTTTGAAAAAATCACAGATAGAGGAAAACTTCTCGTTCTCGCTCTAAAGAGCAAATTTATCGTAAACGGCGTGATAATTGCTTTTTTGCCAAAGGACATGGTCATCCTTGCGGAAGATCTGAGAATATTGCGATTGATGGCGAACAGAGTATCTGTTTCAATCGAGAACACATGGCTTATCAAGGGAATAGCCCTGTCCTTGAAAGGCGATATGAAAGAGCGACTAGCTCCCACGGAATACACCAGAAGCTCTCTTGTGGCTGAAATCGCTTCCATCATATCTCACGAAATTTCAAATCCACTGAGTGCCATGCAGATTGCCACGGATTACATGGACAACGTAGATACGGTCTCTCAGAAAGATAAACTTGAAAGCGCTCTTTCTTGCATAAAAGAGGGTATTGAAAAGATTTCCGACATCATAAGCAACTTGAGATCTCTTTCTTCAACTAACAATGCTCAATATTGTCTTGTCGATGTCAACGCGCTCATTCTGGAAGCAATAGCAATGATTGATAAAAGCGCCTGTAAAAAGAGAATAAGGTTTGAAACTCATTTTGAAGAAGAAAACCCGAATGTAAGCGCAGACAGAGACCAGCTCAGGCAGGCATTTTTAAACATAATAGTAAACTCCGTAGAAGCTGTAGGGGATGAAGGTGGAGTGATAAAAATAATTTCAAAATCCGATGAAGACGAAAAGTGCGTTTACATATTTTTCGAAGACAACGGCAGAGGAATAGCTCACGACAATTTAGAGAGGATATTTGATCCTTTTTACTCTTTTAAAGATACCAATGAAAAAAGAGCGGGTCTGGGTCTAACCCTTGCCAAAAAAATTGTCGGAAGGCATCAAGGCTCGATTAAAGCCGAAAGCGAACTCGGAAAAGGGACGACGGTCACTGTTAAGATCTACAAGGACATTTGA